Proteins from a genomic interval of Thermoanaerobacterium thermosaccharolyticum DSM 571:
- the murA gene encoding UDP-N-acetylglucosamine 1-carboxyvinyltransferase, which yields MVYTKIIVENSPALRGTVKISGAKNSVLPIIAASLLSYGEVFIDDVPELKDVNVMIELIKFLGAHCTFKNGKLKINVDIKDVEAPYELVKKMRASFLVMGPILAKLGHAKISLPGGCAIGTRPIDLHLKGFQTLGAQIDIGHGYVEARAKRLVGKKVYLDFPSVGATENIMMAAVFADGITTIENAAEEPEVVDLANFLNKMGANIKGAGTDTIRIEGVKELKGTEHTVIPDRIEAGTYMVAAAMTGGDVLIENVIVDHIKPIIAKLTECGIDVFEEGTGVRVKGKRNYKAVDVKTLPYPGFPTDMQAQMMAMMAGAKGTSVIIETVFENRFMHVDELKRMGADIKIEGRTAVVTGIDHLSGAEVKATDLRAGAALILAGLIAEGKTIINDVHHIDRGYVNIEEKLKNLGAIIYRVD from the coding sequence GTGGTATACACGAAGATCATCGTTGAGAATAGTCCTGCTTTAAGAGGTACAGTAAAGATAAGTGGCGCGAAAAATTCTGTTTTGCCAATCATTGCAGCATCGCTTTTGTCATATGGAGAAGTGTTTATAGACGATGTGCCAGAGCTTAAAGATGTAAATGTCATGATAGAACTTATAAAATTTCTTGGTGCTCATTGTACCTTTAAGAACGGAAAATTGAAGATAAATGTCGATATAAAAGATGTGGAGGCACCTTACGAACTAGTAAAAAAGATGAGAGCATCTTTTCTTGTGATGGGTCCAATCCTGGCAAAACTGGGTCATGCAAAGATATCGTTACCTGGTGGATGTGCAATAGGGACAAGACCAATTGATTTACACTTGAAAGGGTTTCAAACTCTCGGGGCTCAAATAGATATAGGGCATGGATATGTAGAAGCAAGAGCCAAAAGACTGGTAGGCAAGAAGGTATATTTAGATTTTCCCAGCGTTGGTGCGACTGAAAATATCATGATGGCTGCTGTATTTGCTGACGGTATTACAACGATAGAAAATGCAGCAGAAGAGCCTGAAGTAGTAGACCTTGCCAATTTCTTAAATAAGATGGGAGCAAATATAAAAGGTGCTGGTACAGATACAATAAGGATTGAAGGTGTAAAAGAACTAAAAGGAACAGAACATACAGTTATACCTGACAGGATCGAAGCTGGCACGTATATGGTTGCAGCAGCCATGACAGGTGGTGATGTACTTATAGAAAATGTCATAGTAGATCATATAAAACCTATTATTGCTAAACTAACTGAATGCGGTATTGATGTATTTGAGGAAGGTACAGGTGTGAGAGTTAAAGGGAAGAGGAATTATAAGGCTGTTGATGTAAAGACGCTTCCATATCCAGGATTTCCAACAGATATGCAGGCGCAGATGATGGCAATGATGGCTGGGGCAAAAGGGACGAGTGTAATTATAGAGACGGTCTTTGAAAACAGATTTATGCATGTAGACGAATTAAAGAGGATGGGAGCAGACATAAAGATTGAAGGAAGAACTGCAGTAGTAACAGGAATCGATCATTTGTCTGGTGCGGAAGTTAAGGCTACAGATTTAAGAGCTGGAGCTGCACTGATTTTGGCAGGACTCATAGCAGAAGGAAAGACGATTATTAATGATGTGCATCATATAGATAGAGGTTATGTAAATATAGAGGAAAAGCTAAAAAATCTAGGTGCAATTATATATAGAGTTGATTAA
- a CDS encoding YwmB family TATA-box binding protein: MFNKLSLIIVTILIVFVMLNSQMDAFSAKSNDIAVLENSFEKSGASYEYANINAWSKLNSKFTSISEMNMIVEKIIKSMGIDDKKVKVSKLDQDNFRQYDAEYDTGNKKVSIVMQSVKNEVANETYILIDEYLLKGNKDVIGENEKIIKAYSKLSLTPEIATCLVGAYKGLLNKDKISSILEEVMKDTNAVKVEGLNDENLVSISAHTNKIKEYIEMGSEKINLNVALRYSSFDDKTYIWIATPIIAIEY, translated from the coding sequence ATGTTTAATAAGTTATCATTGATTATTGTAACAATATTAATCGTGTTTGTCATGCTAAATTCTCAAATGGATGCTTTTTCAGCCAAAAGCAATGATATTGCTGTTTTGGAAAATAGCTTTGAAAAAAGTGGAGCATCTTATGAATATGCCAACATTAATGCATGGTCAAAGTTGAATTCAAAATTTACGTCTATAAGTGAAATGAATATGATTGTAGAAAAAATTATAAAATCAATGGGGATTGACGATAAAAAGGTAAAGGTTTCAAAACTAGATCAGGACAATTTCAGACAATATGATGCTGAATATGACACAGGGAACAAAAAAGTTTCCATTGTAATGCAAAGCGTTAAAAATGAAGTAGCCAATGAAACATATATTTTGATAGATGAATATTTGTTGAAAGGCAATAAGGACGTGATTGGTGAAAACGAAAAAATTATAAAGGCGTATTCAAAATTAAGCCTTACACCAGAAATTGCTACATGTCTTGTAGGTGCATACAAAGGACTGTTGAATAAGGATAAGATTAGTAGTATATTAGAAGAAGTGATGAAAGACACGAACGCTGTCAAAGTGGAAGGTTTAAACGATGAAAATTTAGTCAGTATTTCTGCTCACACAAATAAAATTAAGGAATATATTGAGATGGGAAGTGAAAAAATAAATTTAAACGTAGCATTAAGATACAGTAGTTTCGATGATAAAACTTATATTTGGATTGCGACACCAATAATAGCAATAGAATATTAA
- the wecB gene encoding non-hydrolyzing UDP-N-acetylglucosamine 2-epimerase has protein sequence MLKVMPIFGTRPEAIKMAPLVKELESASDIETVVCVTAQHRDMLDQVLRLFNINPKYDLDVMKKNQSLSAITSSVLKGLDEVLEKEKPDLILVHGDTTTTFVSALSAFYKKIKVGHVEAGLRSYDKWFPYPEEINRKLTGVLADLHFAPTQTAKDNLLREGVCDKDIFVTGNTVIDAMKYTVKDNYVFRDDRLNNIDYENKRVIVVTAHRRENWGEPIENICNALRKIAINIKDTYIIYPVHKNPIVRDAVFSILDDIENVLLLDPIDTDEMHNLLKRCYMVMTDSGGLQEEVPSLGKPVLVLRDVTERPEAVKAGTVKIIGTDFDRVYSEAKLLLTDKNEYDRMANAVNPYGDGNASRRIVTAIKYVFGMINERPDEFKTIGRS, from the coding sequence ATGCTAAAAGTTATGCCGATTTTCGGTACAAGACCAGAAGCAATAAAAATGGCACCACTTGTAAAAGAGTTGGAAAGTGCCAGCGATATAGAAACGGTAGTTTGTGTTACAGCTCAGCACCGGGACATGCTGGATCAGGTGCTGAGGCTTTTTAATATTAATCCTAAGTACGACCTTGACGTAATGAAGAAAAATCAATCACTGTCCGCTATAACGTCATCTGTCTTAAAAGGACTTGACGAAGTTTTAGAAAAGGAGAAACCTGATTTAATTCTTGTACATGGAGATACAACTACAACTTTTGTTTCTGCTTTGTCGGCTTTTTACAAGAAGATAAAGGTAGGCCATGTAGAGGCTGGATTAAGGTCTTACGATAAATGGTTCCCATATCCTGAGGAGATCAATAGAAAGTTGACAGGCGTCCTGGCGGATTTGCACTTTGCACCAACACAGACGGCAAAGGACAATTTATTAAGAGAAGGTGTATGTGATAAAGACATTTTTGTAACCGGGAATACAGTCATAGATGCCATGAAATACACTGTTAAAGATAATTATGTATTTCGCGATGATAGATTAAACAATATAGACTATGAAAATAAAAGGGTAATTGTTGTAACGGCACATAGGAGAGAGAACTGGGGTGAACCTATAGAGAATATATGCAATGCATTAAGAAAGATCGCCATAAACATTAAAGATACGTATATAATATATCCAGTTCACAAAAATCCCATCGTAAGGGATGCTGTTTTTAGTATTCTTGATGATATTGAAAATGTATTGCTGCTGGATCCAATTGACACAGATGAAATGCACAACCTTTTAAAAAGATGTTACATGGTTATGACAGATTCAGGCGGTCTTCAGGAAGAAGTGCCATCACTAGGGAAACCTGTCTTGGTTTTAAGGGATGTGACAGAAAGGCCTGAAGCAGTTAAAGCAGGTACTGTAAAGATAATAGGTACAGATTTTGATAGAGTGTACAGTGAAGCAAAACTTCTACTTACAGATAAAAATGAATACGATAGGATGGCGAATGCAGTAAATCCATATGGAGATGGCAATGCATCAAGGCGTATAGTGACCGCTATAAAATATGTATTCGGTATGATAAATGAAAGACCGGATGAATTTAAGACAATAGGACGATCCTAA
- a CDS encoding MraY family glycosyltransferase, which produces MGIYILSFVVAFVVALIATPAAKKLAYKIGAIDIPKDKRRVHKKPVPLIGGLAIYLGTILSILLFLPKSQTNFGIIAGSTIIVVLGIFDDKFELKAKVKLLGQLLASLVVVLSGVKIEWLTNPFGDGMINIGVFAIPLSIFWIVGITNAMNLIDGLDGLAAGIASISSGSLFVVSLLNGRYETAVITAAVTGAALGFLPYNFNPAKIFMGDTGAMFLGFILSAVSIEGAVKSAAAIAIAVPILALGVPVFDTTFAIIRRIANKKPIMEADKGHLHHRLLALGLTQKQAVFVMYGVSLFLGLSAILISFTNGAKGYIILIIAILAVLWGADKMGLYGHKAKNMNV; this is translated from the coding sequence ATGGGAATATACATCTTGTCGTTTGTTGTGGCTTTTGTGGTTGCACTTATAGCTACACCGGCGGCAAAGAAATTGGCTTACAAAATTGGAGCCATTGATATACCAAAGGATAAAAGGCGTGTTCATAAGAAGCCAGTACCACTTATCGGTGGATTAGCCATTTACCTTGGCACTATTCTTAGCATACTTTTATTTCTGCCAAAATCTCAGACTAATTTTGGAATAATTGCAGGAAGTACAATTATAGTTGTACTTGGAATATTTGACGATAAATTTGAATTAAAGGCGAAAGTAAAACTTTTGGGACAGCTTTTGGCATCATTGGTGGTCGTTTTAAGCGGTGTTAAGATTGAATGGTTAACGAATCCATTTGGAGATGGAATGATAAATATAGGGGTTTTTGCAATACCCCTAAGTATATTCTGGATAGTAGGCATTACGAATGCTATGAATCTTATTGACGGGCTTGATGGACTTGCTGCAGGAATTGCATCAATATCGTCTGGTTCCCTATTTGTAGTATCACTGTTAAACGGTAGGTACGAAACAGCGGTTATTACTGCTGCTGTAACAGGTGCTGCACTGGGATTCTTACCGTACAATTTTAATCCTGCAAAGATATTTATGGGCGATACAGGTGCCATGTTTTTAGGCTTTATTTTATCGGCAGTATCTATTGAGGGCGCTGTCAAATCTGCTGCAGCAATAGCTATTGCTGTGCCGATTTTGGCTTTAGGAGTTCCTGTATTTGATACTACATTTGCGATAATAAGGCGTATAGCAAATAAAAAGCCTATCATGGAGGCAGATAAAGGACATCTGCACCACAGGCTTTTAGCATTGGGTCTTACACAAAAACAAGCTGTTTTTGTCATGTATGGTGTAAGTCTATTCTTAGGGCTAAGCGCAATACTCATATCTTTTACCAATGGCGCAAAAGGCTATATAATATTGATTATCGCCATTTTAGCAGTTTTATGGGGAGCAGATAAAATGGGATTGTATGGACATAAGGCGAAAAATATGAATGTGTAA
- a CDS encoding deoxycytidylate deaminase has protein sequence MRPSWDEYFMMVVDVVKTRSTCLRRQVGAVIVKDKHIISTGYNGAPTGLKHCEEVGCMRENLNIPSGERHELCRGTHAEQNAIIQAALNGVSTKDATIYVSASPCSMCAKMIINAGIKRVVYEGDYPDKLSFEYFKEATIEVVKIDR, from the coding sequence ATGAGACCGTCGTGGGATGAGTATTTTATGATGGTGGTGGATGTCGTAAAGACCCGTTCTACCTGCTTGAGAAGGCAGGTAGGTGCCGTCATCGTCAAGGACAAGCATATCATATCGACAGGATACAATGGTGCACCTACTGGCCTTAAACACTGTGAAGAAGTTGGCTGCATGAGAGAAAACCTAAACATACCATCAGGTGAAAGACATGAGCTGTGCAGGGGGACCCACGCTGAGCAAAATGCCATAATACAGGCAGCATTAAATGGTGTCAGCACTAAAGATGCTACAATTTATGTAAGTGCAAGTCCTTGCTCTATGTGTGCTAAGATGATTATAAATGCAGGAATAAAAAGGGTAGTTTATGAAGGGGATTACCCTGATAAGCTATCTTTTGAGTATTTTAAAGAAGCCACTATTGAAGTAGTAAAAATAGATAGATAA
- the upp gene encoding uracil phosphoribosyltransferase, which yields MYKNVYVLDHPLIQHKISLIRDENTGSKEFRELVEEISMLMAYEVTRDLPLEEIEVKTPIAVAKTKVIAGKKLGIVPILRAGLGMVDGMMKLIPAAKVGHIGLYRDPETLKPVEYYCKLPSDINERDLIVVDPMLATGGSACAAIHFLKERGAQSIKLVNLIAAPEGIEAVHKDHPDIPIYVACIDEKLNEHGYIVPGLGDAGDRLFGTK from the coding sequence ATGTATAAAAATGTTTATGTTCTAGATCACCCACTTATACAGCACAAAATCAGCTTGATAAGAGATGAGAATACTGGCTCAAAAGAGTTCAGAGAGCTTGTGGAAGAGATATCTATGCTTATGGCATATGAAGTAACAAGAGATCTTCCGCTTGAAGAGATAGAAGTAAAGACTCCTATTGCTGTGGCGAAGACTAAAGTCATCGCTGGTAAAAAGCTAGGTATAGTGCCTATCTTAAGGGCTGGACTTGGAATGGTAGATGGTATGATGAAGCTTATACCAGCAGCAAAGGTAGGACATATAGGCCTTTACAGGGATCCTGAGACATTGAAACCTGTAGAATACTATTGCAAACTGCCATCAGATATAAATGAGAGAGATTTAATAGTTGTTGATCCTATGCTTGCAACAGGCGGTTCTGCATGTGCTGCTATACACTTTTTGAAAGAGAGAGGCGCACAAAGCATAAAACTTGTTAATCTGATTGCAGCACCAGAAGGAATAGAAGCAGTTCACAAGGATCATCCCGATATACCTATTTATGTTGCTTGCATCGACGAAAAGTTAAATGAGCACGGTTATATAGTACCGGGCCTTGGCGACGCAGGGGACAGGCTTTTCGGAACGAAGTAA